In a genomic window of Trichoderma atroviride chromosome 4, complete sequence:
- a CDS encoding uncharacterized protein (TransMembrane:1 (o57-74i)) gives MRPINSSGTYDASVGAICWHPDLLLARLKRGSHAVWNVVKLAPVTASLGTGLPPPGLLSSVLIFIASLILPSSISRDIGRAKTCLGPRPAFALFPLSTIHPSFSLTSALARPLLLFLSSDSPSHSVRSRVGSTKPGHWLHDPLALRRRVAITRQSQAHQQLWHRAKWPLVFSRVTTLPGLSFWHPPPKRQTWEISSFRDYSSSYSKNCKTLAWEWDLKAFR, from the coding sequence ATGCGGCCAATCAACAGTTCGGGGACCTACGACGCCAGTGTGGGAGCCATTTGCTGGCATCCTGATTTGCTTCTCGCCAGGCTCAAAAGGGGCAGTCATGCCGTCTGGAACGTCGTCAAACTCGCTCCTGTCACGGCCTCTTTGGGCACTGGGCTTCCTCCCCCAGGCCTGCTTTCATCTGTCCTGATCTTCATCGCTTCTTTGATTCTCCCATCGTCTATATCTCGAGACATTGGCCGTGCAAAAACCTGCTTGGGTCCACGTCCGGCCTTCGCACTCTTCCCTCTTTCTACCATCCACCCCTCCTTCTCACTCACTTCAGCTCTCGCTCGTCCTCTGTtactcttcctctcctctgaCTCTCCCTCGCATTCGGTGCGGAGTCGGGTGGGTAGCACAAAACCAGGCCATTGGCTTCACGATCCTTTGGCTCTCAGGCGTAGGGTGGCCATCACACGCCAATCACAGGCACACCAGCAGCTTTGGCATAGAGCAAAGTGGCCACTAGTTTTCAGCCGAGTCACCACCCTCCCTGGTCTTTCGTTCTGGCACCCACCACCAAAGAGGCAAACATGGGAAATCTCATCGTTCCGTGATTATTCATCTTCCTATTCCAAAAACTGCAAGACCCTCGCCTGGGAGTGGGACTTGAAAGCGTTCAGATAG
- a CDS encoding uncharacterized protein (EggNog:ENOG41): MSDSQSQERPAKRLKLAPHPQPAGPPQPGPQLRFIKPAPFPSVVAPPRGRDTVNMPLEWVNVLSTTRPKRVRVREREPELEVDPQPEPEPEPERELRRGRGRGRRGGRGSRGGRGSRGGRRKRGRENASTSESGTPQTEEAEPVVDAEPATASSPVSTESASSQISTLSSTEMSPEYSPEPSSEVSSELSFDMASEALSEATYEPMEMDAITPIATIVVSQDIDASSPLTESTLSPVYYEDSLISHGDFPELQSQLLGDLAEALAEEFASPAAEQASPSSAEGEQHSSRKPRHGFVSPFKDCLDTFGKLPSLRFSRPTDGTVNSYIKFNWPKRDEQYSRPSSKSAATQYGEDDDIQNEHVRQLSRSSSTLVATNYPYTQASPESTSEQLYSEQRGEI; the protein is encoded by the exons ATGAGTGACTCTCAGAGCCAGGAACGCCCAGCCAAGCGCCTCAAGCTGGCGCCACACCCGCAGCCAGCCGGGCCTCCTCAGCCTGGCCCTCAGCTGCGGTTCATCAAGCCCGCGCCGTTTCCCAGCGTTGTGGCTCCTCCTAGAGGCAGAGACACGGTGAACATGCCTCTTGAGTGGGTAAACGTTCTGTCCACCACCCGCCCGAAGCGTGTGCGTGTGCGTGAGCGTGAACCCGAGCTTGAAGTCGATCCTCAGCCTGAACCCGAACCCGAACCTGAACGTGAGCTTCgacgtggccgtggccgcggCCGTCGCGGTGGTCGCGGAAGTCGTGGTGGTCGTGGTAGTCGTGGTGGCCGCCGTAAACGTGGCCGTGAAAATGCATCTACTTCCGAATCTGGCACGCCCCAGACTGAAGAGGCTGAGCCTGTGGTTGATGCAGAACCGGCgacagcctcttctccagtCTCAACCGAATCTGCATCTTCGCAAATCTCGACATTAAGCTCGACTGAAATGTCCCCCGAATACTCGCCCGAGCCGTCTTCTGAAGTATCTTCAGAGCTGTCTTTTGACATGGCTTCCGAGGCATTGTCCGAGGCAACTTACGAAccgatggagatggatgcgATAACACCAATAGCGACTATAGTGGTGTCTCAAGATATTGATGCAT CATCGCCGCTTACAGAGTCCACCCTCTCCCCAGTATATTATGAGGACTCGCTAatcagccatggcgatttCCCTGAATTACAATCCCAGTTACTGGGAGACTTGGCGGAGGCTTTGGCCGAGGAATTTGCTTCCCCAGCTGCCGAGCAagcctcgccatcgtcagcTGAAGGCGAGCAGCATAGCAGTCGTAAGCCGCGACATGGATTTGTCAGCCCATTCAAGGACTGCTTGGATACTTTCGGAAAGCTACCGTCACTGCGGTTCAGTCGTCCCACAGACGGTACGGTCAATTCGTATATCAAATTCAATTGGCCCAAGCGTGATGAGCAGTACAGTCGCCCATCTTCCAAATCCGCCGCCACGCAGTacggcgaagatgatgacatTCAAAATGAGCATGTCAGGCAATTGAGTCGGTCATCCTCAACGCTGGTTGCTACAAACTATCCCTACACTCAAGCATCTCCCGAAAGCACGTCAGAACAATTGTACTCAGAACAGCGGGGGGAGATATAG
- a CDS encoding uncharacterized protein (EggNog:ENOG41), whose amino-acid sequence MQPLQATHLFTFGLPSAPVSLSLESLVLQYLRQASQSVEQVEILSPLSSKPKCSSSPDDAAALLTEMGDYLTRTAMIWAYLIEYLIKGSHIDHVTLQILENSRAKTNVADLSEAASLDMTLGRLRKMRDLAMQHSKDIQTIWKLGSHRKASLSCLVDPQPSSSLHGETPSSVPSATPSESYSRPEGFRSTSHTAERRKQIADAVALLKDGATTVGRPAHTPLPSLPLLPPGISLDLPPIRPTQPPISAPLTASPPQQQLQRQEQLQRQEQLQRQEQLQRQEQLKQKEQEKQQKQKQKAQQPQQQHRGQRGQQQRVQQQKQKQAIMASTRIFLAKEGPGSGARARSILRKLVPLMPAPRRPLVKKSMPKKSGPRPVRILTPIVAPAPPPPPPPPPPVLTPPPPQCRPLPRSAEEIAMAASASAALENMIEEEDEEDSDEYSDDGLFAGINLKALKQRGKGKYYCPRGHRCDKGGVDKSGNLILFDRNSSFAQHCNKHRKPWRCDVPGCPNPPKKRRFARRDGLERHKATVKHYFMAQE is encoded by the exons ATGCAGCCGCTTCAGGCCACACATCTCTTCACATTTGGGCTCCCATCGGCgcctgtctctctctctttggaAAGCTTGGTCCTTCAATACCTTCGTCAAGCTTCTCAGAGTGTAGAGCAAGTGGAGATATTGTCTCCCTTATCGTCTAAGCCAAAATGCTCGTCCTCGCctgacgatgccgccgccttGTTGACGGAGATGGGCGATTATTTGACCCGGACCGCGATGATATGGGCATATCTTATTGAATACCTTATCAAAGGATCTCATATCGATCATGTCACGCTGCAAATTCTCGAAAACTCTCGAGCCAAGACTAATGTTGCAGATCTGTCCGAAGCCGCTTCGCTGGACATGACTCTTGGTCGCCTCCG AAAGATGCGTGATTTGGCGATGCAGCACTCTAAAGATATTCAAACCATATGGAAGCTTGGGAGCCACCGGAAGGCCAGTCTATCATGCCTAGTTGACCCCCAACCGTCTTCATCGTTACACGGGGAGACCCCATCCTCAGTTCCATCGGCAACCCCTTCAGAGTCTTACTCAAGGCCAGAAGGGTTCAGGAGTACGTCGCATACAGCCGAACGTCGTAAGCAGATTGCGGACGCGGTAGCTTTACTGAAAGATGGAGCAACAACAGTGGGAAGACCAGCACATACACCATTGCCCTCGCTGCCGCTCTTACCACCAGGTATATCACTCGATTTGCCGCCGATACGACCTACACAGCCACCCATATCTGCTCCACTAacagcatcgccgccgcagcaacaaCTGCAACGACAGGAGCAACTGCAGCGAcaagagcagctgcaaagaCAGGAACAGCTGCAACGACAAGAACAACTcaaacaaaaagaacaagagaagcagcagaagcagaagcagaaggcacagcagccacagcagcagcacagggGGCAGagggggcagcagcagagagTGCAGcaacagaagcaaaagcaagcaaTCATGGCATCAACCCGAATATTCCTTGCAAAAGAAGGACCAGGTTCAGGAGCACGGGCAAGGTCGATACTACGAAAGCTAGTACCCTTGATGCCGGCACCGAGAAGGCCACTGGTGAAGAAGTCAATGCCGAAGAAGTCTGGCCCAAGGCCGGTGAGGATATTAACGCCAATTGTTGCTCcggctcctcctccgccgccaccaccacctccaccagTCCTtactcctcctccccctcaatgccggcctcttcctcgctcAGCAGAAGAGATTGCAATGGCCGCATCGGCCTCTGCGGCATTGGAAAACatgattgaagaagaggatgaagaagactcgGATGAGTATTCCGACGACGGCCTGTTTGCAGGCATCAACTTGAAGGCTTTGAAACAGCGCGGTAAAGGGAAATATTACTGTCCTAGAGGCCATCGCTGCGACAAAGGCGGCGTTGATAAGAGTGGAAATCTGATACTTTTCGACCGTAACTCATCTTTTGC GCAACATTGCAACAAACATCGCAAGCCCTGGAGGTGTGATGTGCCTGGCTGCCCGAATCCTCCCAAGAAGCGCCGGTTTGCGCGCCGTGACGGATTGGAGAGGCACAAGGCTACAGTCAAGCATTATTTTATGGC GCAAGAATAA
- a CDS encoding uncharacterized protein (EggNog:ENOG41) translates to MDDMDRRFFDFYTKNWCPGRSILKQTNLWLTDFACMEGSEGVLSAIQSLAGVYVYDYQPLEKVGRRINLRYRQAEARLSQLLERTDLSVDEASELITILCIMSMHDIVLTERRCKWPEVPRWLKGTELCEHFLESIDEGSRFWSKDNIQLSSLRNSQSVIVGRALILSQLMTPLASPNTFDPVKEANRFGWLLYGNNRDMYEIHGGCGFSKKLLHCMSQITFCSARLNQCPESPVVPITIRYILSELLDMRQWSNTPYSNPFEVAQVQSQAIEWVRAAPEKYMVSNTTEMTEVTAEAWRITAVIYLQCRALRLPRDHPDVVANLSYLAKCISIMPTSGYQFTAQAPLFPVFLLGMLATVGEHAGVAQKWFDSVTSAPVRSSVPPLYETLQRIWTWIDDEPSIVVDLESLDDDIANRYPWWEHLIQRVQEKEQEILCLT, encoded by the exons ATGGACGACATGGATAGGCGCTTTTTCGACTTTT ATACCAAGAATTGGTGTCCTGGCCGGAGTATCTTAAAGCAGACCAACCTGTGGCTCACAGACTTTGCTTGCATGGAGGGAAGCGAGGGCGTGCTAAGCGCGATACAGAGTCTGGCCGGCGTATACGTATACGATTACCAGCCGTTGGAGAAAGTAGGTAGGCGGATCAATCTTCGCTATCGCCAGGCTGAGGCTCGCCTGAGCCAGCTTCTCGAAAGGACAGACCTCAGTGTCGACGAAGCAAGTGAGCTGATTACCATTCTATGCATCATGTCGATGCATGAT ATTGTCCTCACTGAACGCCGTTGCAAGTGGCCAGAAGTCCCCAGATGGCTGAAAGGAACCGAGCTATGCGAGCACTTTCTTGAATCCATCGACGAAGGGTCACGATTCTGGTCCAAAGACAACATCCAACTCTCTTCCCTCCGCAACTCCCAGTCCGTCATTGTAGGCAGAGCCCTCATCCTCTCACAGCTCATGACACCTCTTGCCTCACCAAACACCTTTGACCCCGTCAAGGAAGCCAACCGCTTCGGCTGGCTTCTTTACGGCAACAATCGAGACATGTATGAGATCcacggcggctgcggcttctCCAAGAAACTGCTCCACTGCATGAGCCAGATTACATTCTGCTCGGCGCGACTGAACCAATGCCCTGAATCCCCCGTTGTCCCCATTACCATTCGGTATATACTCTCTGAGTTGTTGGATATGAGGCAGTGGAGTAACACACCCTATTCAAACCCTTTCGAGGTTGCCCAGGTCCAATCTCAGGCGATTGAATGGGTCCGCGCCGCTCCAGAAAAGTACATGGTCAGCAACACCACTGAGATGACCGAGGTCACCGCAGAAGCCTGGAGAATTACAGCCGTCATTTACTTACAATGTCGCGCCTTAAG ACTACCTCGAGACCATCCAGACGTGGTTGCAAATCTGAGTTATCTCGCCAAATGCATAAGCATTATGCCAACCTCTGGCTATCAATTCACCGCCCAGGCACCTCTCTTCCCAGTCTTTCTCCTGGGTATGCTTGCCACTGTCGGTGAACATGCCGGCGTTGCCCAAAAGTGGTTTGACAGCGTCACCAGCGCCCCAGTAAGAAGC AGCGTACCTCCACTATATGAAACGTTACAACGCATATGGACGTGGATTGATGATGAGCCGAGCATTGTCGTTGATCTTGAATCGCTTGATGACGATATCGCCAACAGATATCCATGGTGGGAACACCTAATTCAACGCGTGCAAGAGAAGGAACAAGAGATTCTATGCCTAACTTGA